The Entelurus aequoreus isolate RoL-2023_Sb linkage group LG11, RoL_Eaeq_v1.1, whole genome shotgun sequence genome includes the window GAGAGACCAATGCTTTCACTCCAAACTATGCCAAAGCCAAAATATCAGCCGCTCGTATTATGGTGCTTCTGAAAAGACAGCCAGCTATTGATAATCTCTCAGAAGAAGGACAGACACTGGTAAGCAGTTAAAACCCTCACATGAGATCAAGTACTGATTATAAATCTACAGTCTTAATACATGTTCTCGCTTGCTTCAAATGCCAGGAGCAATTTGATGGCAACGTGCAATTTGAAGGTGTCAAGTTTAACTACCCTTGCCGCCCTAATGTATCTGTCCTACGAGGGCTGAACCTGAAGGTGTGCAAGGGAGAGACATTGGCACTGGTAGGAAGCAGTGGCTGTGGAAAAAGCACAACCATCCAACTTTTGGAGAGGTTCTATGACACCACGCATGGAACAGTGGTGAGAAGACAAATACAACTTTTGGCATTCTTAATGAGTACTTCACTGCACAAATAATCTCTAGAAAAAGACACACACATGCTACTtgatttattgctttttttttttgctctcttGGAAAATACTAATACCTTGACTTACCTTACCACAGTCCAGTGCATGATATAAAGGCATCACTTTAGTCAAATTAACTTCACCAAAGTAGAGGAATAGCTGTAAGCTTACTTACTTAAGACTAAAACTAAGTGGGAGTTATTTTTGCCAACATTAACTTGGTCTTTATAACTTTAGCCTTCCTTAAGACTCATCCTTGGTTTTGTCTTATTTGGTCTTCCAGATGCTTGATTCCAAGAGTGTAAAAGAGCTGAACATCCACTGGCTGAGGTCTCAGATAGGTATTGTGTCCCAGGAGCCTGTGCTGTTTGACTGTAGCTTGGCTGAAAACATCGCCTATGGAGACAACAGTCGCACTGTAACTATGGAGGAGATTAAGGCAGCTGCTGAGGCAGCCAACATTCACAGCTTCATTGAAAACCTGCCAAATGTAATCATGTTTTTGTCTTGaagacttccttttttttttgcttaactAACCAAACTTTGGGAAAATatacaattaaattttttaaGCCAAACATTGAAAACAATTTCCAGTAAAAGCACCAGCAAACATTCTGgatattattaataatcattttGGTAATGTTTAATAAAATCATGGACCAACTTTCCTTGTGTTTGCTTGAGCAGAAGTATGACACTCAGGCAGGCGATAAGGGGACCCAGCTTTCAGGTGGTCAGAAACAACGAATAGCCATAGCCCGAGCCATCCTCCGCAAACCCAAACTGTTGCTTCTGGATGAAGCCACGTCTGCACTCGACACTGAGAGCGAGAAGGTgggctttttttcttttctagaaTAGCCATGCATTCTTCCATCTCATTTATTTGACTTTTGTCTATTCTGTTGCTTGATCCAGGTGGTGCAGGAGGCGTTGGACAAAGCAAGGCAGGGCAGGACATGTATCATTATAGCCCACCGTCTGTCCACCATCCAAAACGCAGACCTCATTGCTGTCATTAAGGACGGTTTGGTGGTAGAACAAGGAACACATCAACAACTGTTAGCCAAAAAGGGAGTCTATCACATGCTGGTCACGACCCAGATGGGTCATGGATGGGAAGACACACATTAGGACAAGTCATAATTAAGTGAAATGTATTGCTTGAATGAAAAGACAGACTGGGGTTTCAGTTATACAGAGTGTATTTGCTACAAATGCGTTTTTCTATtagtcagtccctccaggattttgcaaaGTTGCGATCGCGGCAATTttcgcaaattcaaccaatccctgcAATTTCCCTGAACTTTTTCGCCAATCAAATTTGTCCAAGCAGCACTCAAACGCAACACAACTGTCTAACCAATCAAATGTCTCTGTGCATCGCCAGACACATTCACTTCCTTATTTCATTGACAGAGATTTATTTTAACTCTAGAAACCTGCTCGGGAATGTCTGAAATAAAGCAGATATTAAggcataataataattttaataacaATTAATGATAAAAGAAAAT containing:
- the LOC133659919 gene encoding phosphatidylcholine translocator ABCB4-like isoform X8 — protein: MIAGGSVQAHLIAGHTREDMKELEMAGKIFTEATDNIRTVASLTREPLFESLYHSNLSVPFRNSLVKAHVQGVAFGLSQAMLYFAYAGCFYFGAWLIDEGRMNVEGVFLVVMVLIYGAISVGETNAFTPNYAKAKISAARIMVLLKRQPAIDNLSEEGQTLEQFDGNVQFEGVKFNYPCRPNVSVLRGLNLKVCKGETLALVGSSGCGKSTTIQLLERFYDTTHGTVMLDSKSVKELNIHWLRSQIGIVSQEPVLFDCSLAENIAYGDNSRTVTMEEIKAAAEAANIHSFIENLPNKYDTQAGDKGTQLSGGQKQRIAIARAILRKPKLLLLDEATSALDTESEKVVQEALDKARQGRTCIIIAHRLSTIQNADLIAVIKDGLVVEQGTHQQLLAKKGVYHMLVTTQMGHGWEDTH
- the LOC133659919 gene encoding ATP-dependent translocase ABCB1-like isoform X9, which gives rise to MLDSKSVKELNIHWLRSQIGIVSQEPVLFDCSLAENIAYGDNSRTVTMEEIKAAAEAANIHSFIENLPNKYDTQAGDKGTQLSGGQKQRIAIARAILRKPKLLLLDEATSALDTESEKVVQEALDKARQGRTCIIIAHRLSTIQNADLIAVIKDGLVVEQGTHQQLLAKKGVYHMLVTTQMGHGWEDTH